A region of Ovis canadensis isolate MfBH-ARS-UI-01 breed Bighorn chromosome 19, ARS-UI_OviCan_v2, whole genome shotgun sequence DNA encodes the following proteins:
- the SLC41A3 gene encoding solute carrier family 41 member 3 isoform X8: MKDLLTLVPPLVGLKGNLEMTLASRLSTAANTGQVDDPQEQYRVVSSNLALVQVQAAVVGLLAAVAALLLGLASGQGLDVVEAQVLCASSVLTASLAACALGTLMVCIVVGARKLGVNPDNIATPIAASLGDLTTLSLLAVVSSFFYRHRDSQYLTPLVFVGFAALTPACVLVAKQNPPVVRILKFGWFPIVLAMLVSSLGGLILNKTLSRPQFRGMAVFAPIICGVGGNLVAIQTSRISTHLHLWGTPGVLPLWMKKCWPNPCSTFCSSGGSGAFQEPCGCFFQGWHHWSLCYQAQPPAQGRALRPRRGIQALGWAICPALSDLPPVRRRALNTSAGTSAPRGGGHPLGSPRDLVTSNSTSGGQGIARGFWGEVSRVALSFQWIFLSFYTTCR; the protein is encoded by the exons ATGAAGGACCTGCTGACCTTGGTGCCGCCCCTGGTGGGCCTGAAGGGCAACCTGGAGATGACGCTGGCATCGAGGCTTTCCACTGCG GCCAACACCGGGCAGGTCGATGACCCCCAGGAGCAGTACAGGGTGGTGAGCAGCAACCTGGCCCTCGTGCAG GTGCAGGCTGCCGTGGTGGGGCTCCTGGCGGCGGTGGCAGCCCTGCTGCTGGGCCTGGCCTCCGGCCAGGGGCTGGATGTGGTGGAGGCCCAGGTGCTGTGTGCCAGCAGCGTCCTCACCGCCTCCCTGGCGGCCTGCGCCCTGG GGACGCTGATGGTCTGCATCGTGGTCGGCGCGCGGAAGCTGGGGGTCAACCCGGACAACATCGCCACGCCCATCGCGGCCAGCCTGGGCGACCTCACCACGCTCTCCCTGCTGGCTGTGGTCAGCAGCTTCTTCTACAGACACAGAG ACAGCCAGTACCTGACTCCGCTGGTCTTCGTGGGCTTCGCGGCGCTCACCCCCGCCTGCGTCCTCGTCGCCAAGCAGAACCCGCCTGTCGTGAGGATCCTCAAGTTCGGCTGGTTCCCCATCGTCCTGGCGATGCTCGTCAGCAG CCTCGGGGGGCTCATCTTGAACAAGACCCTGTCCCGGCCGCAGTTCAGAGGCATGGCCGTCTTTGCCCCCATCATCTGTG GTGTTGGAGGCAACCTGGTGGCCATTCAGACCAGCCGGATCTCCACGCACCTGCACCTGTGGGGCACGCCCGGGGTCCTGCCCCTCTGGATGAAGAAATGCTGGCCCAACCCCTGCTCCACGTTCTGCAGCTCAGGTGGGTCCGGGGCCTTCCAGGAACCATGTGGTTGTTTCTTTcaaggatggcatcactggagtCTGTGTTACCAGGCCCAACCCCCAGCACAGGGGAGGGCCCTGCGCCCCAGGCGTGGCATCCAGGCCCTGGGGTGGGCCATCTGCCCCGCCCTGTCTGACCTGCCACCCGTGCGCAGACGAGCTCTCAACACCTCTGCAGGGACCAGCGCTCCACGGGGTGGGGGTCACCCTTTGGGGTCACCCCGTGACCTCGTCACCTCTAACTCCACCTCAGGGGGTCAGGGCATAGCACGTGGCTTTTGGGGGGAAGTGTCACGTGTAGCTCTTAGTTTTcagtggattttcctgagttTTTACACCACCTGCCGATAG
- the SLC41A3 gene encoding solute carrier family 41 member 3 isoform X5 — protein sequence MQVTSFPYRLATLRRHRNVTLPRTRVCGEAELGPRVPGLPEAEATGSSISSPVSGQEWPCPPAVDEHQSRLSGPSCAPAAAMETRQRRPEELGLLQALSARSGADSPRAAPTPPGPELSGETAWCIGSQVALPFLLAGLGLSGAGLLLHYFQHWPVFTEMKDLLTLVPPLVGLKGNLEMTLASRLSTAANTGQVDDPQEQYRVVSSNLALVQVQAAVVGLLAAVAALLLGLASGQGLDVVEAQVLCASSVLTASLAACALGTLMVCIVVGARKLGVNPDNIATPIAASLGDLTTLSLLAVVSSFFYRHRDSQYLTPLVFVGFAALTPACVLVAKQNPPVVRILKFGWFPIVLAMLVSSLGGLILNKTLSRPQFRGMAVFAPIICVRLRCPGSHPGGPESPLSVCRRGAPGPTGRRAGRRGAVRGAGSGPRGLHLQAPLPQLSSESSGAAQAVGLHPGRGPPGLG from the exons ATGCAGGTCACCTCTTTCCCTTACCGCCTCGCCACCCTGCGGAGGCACAGAAATGTGACTCTTCCGAGGACACGCGTGTGTGGGGAGGCGGAGCTGGGGCCCCGGGTTCCGGGGCTCCCTGAAGCAGAGGCCACTGGGTCCAGTATCTCGAGCCCTGTGAGTGGTCAGGAGTGGCCCTGCCCCCCTGCTGTGGACGAGCACCA GTCGAGGCTGTCAGGGCCCAGCTGTGCTCCTGCGGCGGCGATGGAGACCCGCCAGCGCCGGCCCGAGGAGCTGGGGCTGCTGCAGGCCCTCAGCGCGCGGAGCGGCGCCGACAGCCCGAGGGCGGCGCCCACACCCCCGGGGCCTGAGCTCAGCGGGGAGACCGCCTGGTGCATCGGCAGCCAGGTGGCCCTGCCCTTCCTGCTTGCGGGCCTGGGGCTGTCTGGAGCAGGCCTCCTCCTGCACTATTTCCAG CACTGGCCCGTGTTCACGGAGATGAAGGACCTGCTGACCTTGGTGCCGCCCCTGGTGGGCCTGAAGGGCAACCTGGAGATGACGCTGGCATCGAGGCTTTCCACTGCG GCCAACACCGGGCAGGTCGATGACCCCCAGGAGCAGTACAGGGTGGTGAGCAGCAACCTGGCCCTCGTGCAG GTGCAGGCTGCCGTGGTGGGGCTCCTGGCGGCGGTGGCAGCCCTGCTGCTGGGCCTGGCCTCCGGCCAGGGGCTGGATGTGGTGGAGGCCCAGGTGCTGTGTGCCAGCAGCGTCCTCACCGCCTCCCTGGCGGCCTGCGCCCTGG GGACGCTGATGGTCTGCATCGTGGTCGGCGCGCGGAAGCTGGGGGTCAACCCGGACAACATCGCCACGCCCATCGCGGCCAGCCTGGGCGACCTCACCACGCTCTCCCTGCTGGCTGTGGTCAGCAGCTTCTTCTACAGACACAGAG ACAGCCAGTACCTGACTCCGCTGGTCTTCGTGGGCTTCGCGGCGCTCACCCCCGCCTGCGTCCTCGTCGCCAAGCAGAACCCGCCTGTCGTGAGGATCCTCAAGTTCGGCTGGTTCCCCATCGTCCTGGCGATGCTCGTCAGCAG CCTCGGGGGGCTCATCTTGAACAAGACCCTGTCCCGGCCGCAGTTCAGAGGCATGGCCGTCTTTGCCCCCATCATCTGTG TGAGGCTGCGATGTCCCGGCTCACATCCTGGAGGCCCCGAGTCCCCGCTCAGCGTCTGCAGGAGGGGAGCACCGGGCCCCACAGGGAGACGAGCTGGGCGGCGGGGAGCGGTGAGGGGCGCAGGTAGTGGGCCACGCGGGCTCCATCTGCAGGCCCCTCTGCCCCAGCTGTCCTCCGAGTCCTCCGGAGCAGCCCAGGCAGTGGGTCTCCACCCTGGGAGGGGTCCTCCAGGGCTGGGGTGA
- the SLC41A3 gene encoding solute carrier family 41 member 3 isoform X2, translating into MQVTSFPYRLATLRRHRNVTLPRTRVCGEAELGPRVPGLPEAEATGSSISSPVSGQEWPCPPAVDEHQSRLSGPSCAPAAAMETRQRRPEELGLLQALSARSGADSPRAAPTPPGPELSGETAWCIGSQVALPFLLAGLGLSGAGLLLHYFQHWPVFTEMKDLLTLVPPLVGLKGNLEMTLASRLSTAANTGQVDDPQEQYRVVSSNLALVQVQAAVVGLLAAVAALLLGLASGQGLDVVEAQVLCASSVLTASLAACALGTLMVCIVVGARKLGVNPDNIATPIAASLGDLTTLSLLAVVSSFFYRHRDSQYLTPLVFVGFAALTPACVLVAKQNPPVVRILKFGWFPIVLAMLVSSLGGLILNKTLSRPQFRGMAVFAPIICDICNENPRLLSSPCAVRLRCPGSHPGGPESPLSVCRRGAPGPTGRRAGRRGAVRGAGSGPRGLHLQAPLPQLSSESSGAAQAVGLHPGRGPPGLG; encoded by the exons ATGCAGGTCACCTCTTTCCCTTACCGCCTCGCCACCCTGCGGAGGCACAGAAATGTGACTCTTCCGAGGACACGCGTGTGTGGGGAGGCGGAGCTGGGGCCCCGGGTTCCGGGGCTCCCTGAAGCAGAGGCCACTGGGTCCAGTATCTCGAGCCCTGTGAGTGGTCAGGAGTGGCCCTGCCCCCCTGCTGTGGACGAGCACCA GTCGAGGCTGTCAGGGCCCAGCTGTGCTCCTGCGGCGGCGATGGAGACCCGCCAGCGCCGGCCCGAGGAGCTGGGGCTGCTGCAGGCCCTCAGCGCGCGGAGCGGCGCCGACAGCCCGAGGGCGGCGCCCACACCCCCGGGGCCTGAGCTCAGCGGGGAGACCGCCTGGTGCATCGGCAGCCAGGTGGCCCTGCCCTTCCTGCTTGCGGGCCTGGGGCTGTCTGGAGCAGGCCTCCTCCTGCACTATTTCCAG CACTGGCCCGTGTTCACGGAGATGAAGGACCTGCTGACCTTGGTGCCGCCCCTGGTGGGCCTGAAGGGCAACCTGGAGATGACGCTGGCATCGAGGCTTTCCACTGCG GCCAACACCGGGCAGGTCGATGACCCCCAGGAGCAGTACAGGGTGGTGAGCAGCAACCTGGCCCTCGTGCAG GTGCAGGCTGCCGTGGTGGGGCTCCTGGCGGCGGTGGCAGCCCTGCTGCTGGGCCTGGCCTCCGGCCAGGGGCTGGATGTGGTGGAGGCCCAGGTGCTGTGTGCCAGCAGCGTCCTCACCGCCTCCCTGGCGGCCTGCGCCCTGG GGACGCTGATGGTCTGCATCGTGGTCGGCGCGCGGAAGCTGGGGGTCAACCCGGACAACATCGCCACGCCCATCGCGGCCAGCCTGGGCGACCTCACCACGCTCTCCCTGCTGGCTGTGGTCAGCAGCTTCTTCTACAGACACAGAG ACAGCCAGTACCTGACTCCGCTGGTCTTCGTGGGCTTCGCGGCGCTCACCCCCGCCTGCGTCCTCGTCGCCAAGCAGAACCCGCCTGTCGTGAGGATCCTCAAGTTCGGCTGGTTCCCCATCGTCCTGGCGATGCTCGTCAGCAG CCTCGGGGGGCTCATCTTGAACAAGACCCTGTCCCGGCCGCAGTTCAGAGGCATGGCCGTCTTTGCCCCCATCATCTGTG ACATTTGCAATGAAAACCCCAGGCTCCTGTCTTCCCCTTGCGCAGTGAGGCTGCGATGTCCCGGCTCACATCCTGGAGGCCCCGAGTCCCCGCTCAGCGTCTGCAGGAGGGGAGCACCGGGCCCCACAGGGAGACGAGCTGGGCGGCGGGGAGCGGTGAGGGGCGCAGGTAGTGGGCCACGCGGGCTCCATCTGCAGGCCCCTCTGCCCCAGCTGTCCTCCGAGTCCTCCGGAGCAGCCCAGGCAGTGGGTCTCCACCCTGGGAGGGGTCCTCCAGGGCTGGGGTGA